In Odocoileus virginianus isolate 20LAN1187 ecotype Illinois chromosome X, Ovbor_1.2, whole genome shotgun sequence, the genomic window AATACTTTTCCCTTTTAATGTCACAGTAATGAAAAGCTAGGcaaggaagaaacagagaaaagctcaaagaagaaaaattaagtatttataaGCAAAATCACTTCATATTAAGAGAGTCCGAGTTTTATTTAGTGTTTTATCTGAGGCGCTAATgagagtaaaagaagaaaataaagatcaatCCCACATTCAATTTTAAGGAGTCTCGTGAGGgtgaaaagacaaagactggaacAACCTTGAAAATATGAAACACCTTATGTTTATAATACACAAAAAATACTGTAAGGATTTCCTATCAAAAGGAGATAGTCTGAACATCACCAAGTCTTTCCAACCTGAAGACTCCAACACCCATTGTTCTATGCTTTTCCCCAATTCTAGCctagaactgtagcccaccaggctcctgtccatggatttttccaggcaagaatactggactgggttgccattttcttctccaggggatcttcctgacccagggatcgaatccaagtatCCTTGTgtttcctgtgctgcaggcagattctttaccactgagccacctgtgataTTGGTCCTGAGAAACAAGTCAACTGGCCTAGTGTTCAATCAACATAATGCTACTGAAAAACCTGAAAGCCTTAAATCCATACTACACTACtgagtattttaaagtatttttaccTCTTTGTAAAGAAGGGGTCAGTGTATtaattaggatttttaaaaatgaaaaacgaGATTCACTTGAAGTTAATAAAATCAATCAGTGACCCAACTCTATGTACTCTCAAAATAATTAATTCTATCCAGGCTGCCaggataaacaaatgaataaaaaaaaatttagaagtttACATACAAGAAGGTATTTTTTACAACTACagacatcaaaaaaacaaaaaagagcttTAGATATGTAGTATTTTCCTAGAGCATTTCTTGAAACTGTTTACTACAGTTTTAAATAAGTAAGAACTGTAGGAAAAAGCAACCTAAAAATTGGTATTAAATTTGCTTAATATCTTTAATAATTCTATTATCTGTAAATCCTTCCATAAAATGTGTTACAGTTCTTCAGTTTACTGcaaacatatctttaaaaaaatgtcagccCTACAGTTGAAGCTATAATACAAAGTTTTAATTATTGGCACTATACTAAAAAAGcacaatggaaaatattttatttaaataaaatgagaataatattttaCTGGGGAATACATCCAACAATTCATTTTCTCTCCATATCTACATCCAATGGTAGTGTTTTATAGGcaaattttaaacaaacacaaattcttaaaaaataatgaaagccaTGTTTTGCTGAGGGATACTATTATACACATACCATACAGGTTATTTTATAGCAGATACTAGTCTGCTAAATTTCAGATGGCAAAATGCTAAGCAGTGAGTTGGGTATTGTCCAGCTAGTTGTTTCTTGTCATCCTGGAGAATCTGTCAATGTATAATGATGAGACCATCTTGTCACCACCACTTCTCTTCTCAGAGGTGACTTCACTGTGATAGAACATCCATTTTCTTAAGATGCAAGGCCTAGCAAAAAGCCTCCCACAAATCCACTGGATATCACAATGTTCTGTTTGACAAATTCTGTTGCCTGAAATAAAGTTTGAAGAAAAATACTCTGAattatgctacaacatggataaatcttgaaaacaagtgaaataaaacagacaaaaacagacAATGCTATTATAACTTGCACTTACATAAATAGTCAAATTCAtcaagacagaaagtagaacagaggTTACCAAGGGCTAGGGAGACAGGTTAACTATAGGAGTTACTGCTTAATGGTTAGAGTTTCTATTTGgaataatgaaaaagttctggaaatggatagtaGTAATGATTACATGAAagtgtgaatatatttaatgccagtgaattgtgcacttaaaaatagttaaaatggtaaattttatgttttatatattttaccataataagaaaaagataacaaatttttaaaaatactcttaatTATTAAATCCAGAGCTGagtattatttttcagatgttttcctcaattcagtaaatattcagcaaatattcttGTGTTCCTACTATTGCAGATACCAACCATCAGGCAAGATGCCAGGGTTGTCCGTTACAAATTAAAGGAGCCTAGAGCTCCCAGCCAGGCCCAGAAGCTTCTTGCTTCTGAGATAACAGGCATATGGGCAGCAAAATCCTCACAGATGTAAAGAAATCTCCCTACAGTGTGGGCATAAATGGTCCATTCAGCAAATTATTGACACAGATGATTAATAAATTCCCACAGCATGCACAATGATATTTATTAACAATCAGTCCACTTAGCcagtaggaaaaaatatacagGATCAGAAAAATAACACCTTGATAAAATGTTTAACCCAAATAAAATCATGAAGAGGGAATTAGACAAAACAAGACTGTGAGATACTCTGCCTAGATACTTCAAAAATGTGTCAtgaaagtcagaaaaacaaaaaacagatgagGGAACCATTTAAAATTAAAGGAGACTTCAGAGACATGACCACCAAATGCAATATGCAATTCTTAATTGGGGGgagatataaaaattttaacattaactGTATATTAAGAAATACTATTGTATCACATTAAGTTTGGGGGGATTCATAAGCGTAATTGTATAGGAGAATATCCATACTCTTGGAACATATGTACAGaagtattaaagaataaaaaaacacaaTGTCTTAAATAGTTCAGGAATAAAAAGggtaaatcacacacacacaaagcaaatgTGAAATGCAAACAATCTGGTGAACAGGTGAAGAGTACTTGGGTATTTACTGTTTTTGTCTGTCAACTTTTCAACtgatataaaatttttcaaaatagaagtTGGAGAAAGTAAAAggacagaattaaaataaaagcaaaggaataTTCAATTCAGTTCTAAACAATGtaagaataaaacagacaaaatatacataaaaacattaataaaactaatatattaataaaataaaatatatacattttcaaactATTCCACCTCAAAAAAAATAGGTAGCTTTAGctaacaactaaaaaaaaaaaagagtgatttaAATGGTGACTTGATCCCAAATTTTACTTAACACTCTAGACATGACCAGAAAcaccaatcttttttttaaagaccatatTCCCTAGTCACATTTTCTGCTGagatccattttaaaaaaaaggagccaAAAATACACATTGTCTTACTTCTTCTATTATGTTATTGATTTCAGGTGCTGCCTTATTTGCTCGTTTCTTAATCtgcctttttgctttgtttacatctttttccactctcttccAGTCGATCTGCACATAGCCACTGTGACTGGCAATCTGCAAAAAGGTAATAAAAATGGTTCATTTTAAACCAATTAGGTTGATAGTACAATATATgaacatgtccaactctttgcaaccccatggactatagctctccaggctcctgtccatggaattctccaggcaagaatactggagtgggtagcccttcccttctccagtggattttcctgatccagtgactgaacccaggtctcctgcactgcaagcagattgtttaccatctgagccacaagggaagcccctatatgaACATTTAGATTTCAAGAAATGTATGACGCTTATGTGTAACAAAGCATAATTTATTCACTAATTTATTCATTAATACACACTGAGTGCcgattctgtgccaggcactgttttaggccTCCAAGTTATGGCCAAGAACAAGGAAGACAAAAGTCCCCACCCTCAGAGAGCTTACAGACCATTAGGGAAAACAGACTTAAGCATACAAAATTATTTAGATGTGATGAACACTATGTTAAGAAAGACAAGAGATTCCAAAAATTATATTACAACTATTCTACAATTTGATCAGAATTTTGGGAATTTAAGAATTAGCTAAAAAGGCAGAGACTATTGAACTTGTACAGCTAATAAAAAAAAGTACCCTTAATTAAACAGATGATTAATATAAGAGATCAGTAGCCAATCAGTTTTTAGGTCATTAAATAAGCTTGATAAACTCTCTTCACTAACTCACTCCAGTCAAATTAAtagtttttctgaaaaaaaaaaaaaaaaaaaaaagaatactttttctGGTAACTGCTTTTGAAAGTGGAATATAAAAGATATGCTCTACACAAATTTCATGTcataaatacttttaataaaacTACAGCTAAATGCCTACTAACCCTAATGTCTGATGTGGTGCTACTGAGACATAGCAAAATCTGAACAGGAACAATAGCATGTGTGTAAGCCAGTACAGTAAGTCATCCCTTCAAAGAGTACAATCAACATGTAAAGAATCACAAGAGTAGTAAAAAACTGTATACCATTATAAATCACTTCTACCAAGTTTATGCTTTCTTTGTAATCTCTTAATGCGTCACTTTAAGTACGAAAtaactcaattggtaaagaatctgcctgcaatgcaggagaccctggtttgatccctgggttggaaaaatcccctggagaaggaaaaggctacccactccagtactctggcctagagaattccatggactgtacagtccatgaggttgcaaagagtcagacacggctgagcaactttcacattcacacataaaatacttcaaattataaaaatatctgaCTTTATATAAATAGGCTGGGAATCTTAGGTTTCATTTTCACTGTGAATGACTCCAGAGAAAAATCTATCTATCTCCATTTCTTCCTATATTTATTCACCTTATATCAGTTCTAACTCTAGCCTCAGTAAAACAGAGTGATAAtcaaagcaaatggcaactgAAAGGTTTTCCTGGCAATACCTTACATGATAATCTGGGTCATAGACCCAGAAGTGATGATGAACCTTAAGGTTCCTCCCATAGACAGCAACTATAAACCCTGGTTAAAACACAAGGGCTCCAGAATAATAAAAGGAAGCAGATTTTAAGAGGAGTTGAAATTTGTAAGACGAGACCAATATAAGATGAGTTGCCCATTTTTTTGGCTTTATCTTGAGGACAAGATGCAGTTGCAGGGTGGCTAAAAGCTGAACAGAGAACGTGCCATTTTTCTGGCCTGAAGAAGAGGACAGAGCCCAGGAGAAGAACAGCTGCCAGAAAGGACACAGCTAGagaagggaagccccaagttctAGGTGTAAATTCTACCCAAGTCCTGAACCACACATCCATGGGGCATAATGAAGTACTCCAGCTgaggctaaaaaagaaaaaaactgagattTGAGCCACTCTCTACCACAGATGAAATGGAGTTTGTAATTTGAATATAACCAAGTTAACTGCCTACTAAAATCAAAACATTAACAAATTTCAGAGGAATAAAACAGAATCCAGACTCTCCATGACATAACATTCCCAATGCTCAGGGATAAAATCCAAAGTTACCTAAtacaataaagcaagaaaatgtgGCCTAGTctcaaaagaaaatcaacagatGCCAACTCTGAGATGACCCATATACTAAAATTATCAGGACTTTGAAGCAGTACTATAACTGTGCTCAATGAGGTAAAGGAAACTGCACTTGTAATCAATGAAAAGATAAGAATTTCatcagaaacacagaaaaaaatataaaaagaactaaatgaaaattctagaattgaaaaatacttgaaataaatTCACTGGATAAATGGCAGAAGATAGATGACACAGAATCAGTGCACTTGAAACTAGATCACTAGAAATtatacaatcttaaaaaaaagactgaaaagaacaGATGAACAAAACCTCAGAACCTTATCAAAGAGCCTGACTTGCATAAGTCAGAGTCAtgttcagaagaaaaagaaagaacaggagaaaatattcaaagaaataatggccaaaaccTTCCTGAACATAGTTAGAGACATTAACTTGTCCAGCTCAGTGAACTCCAGGTAATGATCTAACACAATTATGAAATAACAGTACTCAGATATGTGGGGGTTGGGGCACACAGAAgttcaataaatgatagctaaaTTCCCATATTGCATAATGGGAAGCCAACAGTTAATACCTCaaattgaaagacaaagaaatatcCAATTAATTTGtttaggaaaaaggaaataaatacctTAAGAATCAGCTAATAGTTCAAACTGGTTGcctcaagaaaggaaaaatagggTGGTAGTGAGGAAGGCAGAGGATTATTCTAATCTGTATTTACCATTACACATGTACTTGACCCTTTGAATTATGGGCAtggacaacttaaaaaaaaactgagtttaAAAGATTTATATACCAACTGTCTATTTTCTAAGATTGGAGTGTGATAAATATATACTGGAAAACACCTGAGCTACTAGAAGAGCTGTAAGTTGTAAGCAAactaatatttatctttaaatgtaagtaaaggtaataaaaatatggaagcaaGACTACATAAAAGGTAATTAGCCTAAAagccatttgtttctttttttgtctttgtttccttCTATTGAGCTTTCAAGGTTAAGTAATATTGGTGGGAAAAACTGGTTTGATGTGGAGAGGTTCCATCTTCTACTCAGGGACTTCAAACATTACATGGACTCAACATGAAGTAGAAGACGGCAATCGCAAAACATGGGTCTGAAGGGGCTGAAATGGACTTCTGATAAATGACATGCAGAGCAGATTGAAATATATAATTCTATCTGTGAATATTCTAGGGAACTATGCTTTGGTAGAGTATCCTTTTCCATCTTTTGAAACTGAGTTTTCAAACTGAGTTTTCAGAACAGCTATAAAATTAACTATCTTGATTCTTGATAGCTACATAAATAACTTAATTCTTGGTTCTATATAAACCGAAGTCAAAAATCAgcttaaataaaattctttgtgCAAATACTGGCATACTCATCCAAATGACTAAATTTAGAATatgaataattatttctttttaccttttacaAGAAATAAGCAATTACTCTTAATAATACCACCAAtagaaaaacatatatgtatataaattttttaaactgtttagtAAACAACTGAAAATCTGTGCTTAATACATATGAATTCAGTCCTTCTGTACATCAGGCAATGACACTGGTTATTACATGATCAATGGCTTAGATGCTGAAGTCAGATTTTGGTTGCTATGACCATCAATCATTTTCAAAACCTGACAGATTTCTGTATCTTCAAAATTGTTGCTAACATGCATTCCCAGAGATTTTTCAATTTTAGGATTTATTATATTTGATCTTCAGGGAATgatattttggggaaaatatatGCCAAACAGACATGAATGCCAGATAATATCCTGATAAACAACCTCTAAGAGCAAAGCATTTTTGAACCTTATACTCAGAGGACCATAAACAGGACTAAAATTTCAAATCAACTTGCCTCAGAAATAggattattaattatttttgaacACCAATTTTCCACTTTCTATATTATTATGGCTTCctagttttaaaaaacatgttagaAATTGCTAACAGCAATTTCcttcaggaaggaaaaatgactaggaaacagggaaggaaagagactttttgattttcatatattgtgtatgaatgtgtgtgaactttaaatatatgttttaaattgtCAGTATGAACAGGTTATGCTGTTgatgaaatgtttatttattaagCAGAGGCAAGGACTGAAAGCTCTGACATACCTGAAGGAGAAGAAAGCCACCACCTACTGCAGTTGCCGCAAGTTTTCCAACTTTCTGGAACAAAAATCCTGCACACCTTTAGTGGAAGAAATGGCAAaggatgaaaacagaaaacaatcaaTGATGTActcaactctctctctcttctagtTTTCATTGCTTTCCTAATAAAAtcttaacttatttaaaaaattatttttaaaaattataataaaaattattattaaaaatttcttaataaaatcTTAATCAGTTCTTTTGACCATGTTCCTCACCTGCTCAGAAACCCTCAATGTTTCCTTTCAGTTATACAGACTAGTCAAAACCGCAGTCTAAACTGTCTGAGATGTGCTTCAAAATAAGGGATGAAGAGAAGGGAATTGACAGGGGAAAGACTGGCTACTGAAATGAATGTTGAGTATTCAAGGGTTCATTATACTCTTCCTTCTACAGTTGTATTAAGTTGAAATTCCTCATAACAAAATGCTTAGTTTTGTGgggcttttttttaatgtagtcaaGATATTCCACACATCTGGCCAGCTCTCACTCTATCCAAACCTTCTGCTCCAATCCAATCAGTTTCCAAACAGGTCACCACTCTTGCTCAAGCTATTAATCCCCATTTCTTGGGGTTTCTACCTAGCTCCACCTATCTAATATCTAAAACTTTTCTACCCTTTAAGGTCCAGCAAGAGGTCCACCTTCACGACTATACTTCGGCCCACATTTCTCATGGCTCCCTTATCTATTTCTATCTCTATATTAAACCTGTTTTGTCTCATCTATCCTGTAAGGATGTTAAcccatatttcttttttgattctctCCTTCAGTGAGTTCATTATTCCTGTCAGCATTCCAGATCCAATGTGCAAAAGAATCTCAGATTTCCAACTCCAGCCTTCTGTACTGTGTTGAACTGTGTCACCCCTGAAATCTATGACCTTcctagaacctcagaatgtgaccttatttggagtaAATTCATCGCAAAAGCAGTTAATTCAGATGAGGttatactggagtagggtgggccCCAAATCCAATAtgtcacagagacacacagaaggAAGACAGCCATTTAATGGCAGAAGCAAAattgagaagattccctagagaaggaaatggcaacctactccagtattcttgcctggaaaaccccgtggacaagaagagcctggtagactacagtccatgcagtcgtgaagagttggacatgaccttgcaactgagcacacacgtctACAAGTCAAGGAATGTCAGGGATTGTTGGCAACCACCAGAAGATGGGAGAGAAACATGGAACAAATTCTCCCTGAGCCTCCAAGAAAGAACCAACCCTCCTGACCCTTTTCAAACTTCTAGTCTCCAGACCTGTGAGAGAATAAGTTTCTCTCATTTTAAGTTACCTAGCTGTGGTGCTTTGTTATAACAGCCTGAGGAAACTAATACACCATCATAAATGGAATATGTACATTTCCAATTAC contains:
- the FUNDC1 gene encoding FUN14 domain-containing protein 1; its protein translation is MATRNPPPQEYESDDDSYEVLDLTEYARRHHWWNRVFGHSSGPMVEKYSVATQIVMGGVSGWCAGFLFQKVGKLAATAVGGGFLLLQIASHSGYVQIDWKRVEKDVNKAKRQIKKRANKAAPEINNIIEEATEFVKQNIVISSGFVGGFLLGLAS